Proteins encoded in a region of the Xiphophorus couchianus chromosome 11, X_couchianus-1.0, whole genome shotgun sequence genome:
- the LOC114153567 gene encoding dixin-like isoform X5: protein MIASLSRGSLLDEVLHGGYNEQQLAAYVSWVNSQLKRKLGLQPIGDLRRDLQDGVVLVQLIEIVAGEVLQGVYTPSLNKEESRKNVEEVLKFISSRNIRMPRISAKDIVDGNLKSIMRIILALAAHFKPSASQRAAALGGRSLTRGNTTHNPLSTVALAQGAAAALASARLDASLPIRFARINSGWGLDGKRSICVRALVQQYERGVTDEQENPHLGSLSSVTPLPSPRSQQSSNSDRQAHDSLQQEQESSVESSNAVVQMALEDSLSETLEKEVQETRKMVSALQSLLLHGSLPEDEQDVSLTLEPVNTEQQLIVTRSRLDQSMEEVTELKRELLLCKQEIRNLQAVKEAQQQRLCTQEASILQMKQELLRASMTKDELNIHHAELKWKLEECNRLWGECKQKDVGQKDRLLQQFKHKLEESQKLQAEAQRELEHKNDMLQELMSRNLQEIPVSAENNGYSYSGNPTPSVSGQAEEVQLLRDALRSLRNNFRDHDPQHHTLDTLEQGIVSLIDRLHVVHTHRGRGKSPRRKGQHTDLDSWTSFQSCQSQNGSPSSTKILYFTGKSPTPSMINIPKRLGEVTLKDVKEAVDREGNYRYHFKALDPEFGTVKEEVFLDGAIVPGWEGKIVAWLEEDHGDERPL, encoded by the exons ATGATCGCTTCACTCTCAAGAGGAAGTTTGCTGGATGAGGTTCTTCATGGGGGCTACAATGAG cagcagctggcagCATATGTTTCCTGGGTGAACTCTCAGCTGAAGAGGAAGCTGGGCCTACAGCCCATTGGAGACCTCCGGCGTGATCTTCAGGATGGCGTTGTGCTTGTTCAACTCATAGAGATTGTTG CTGGTGAGGTTCTACAGGGAGTCTACACACCTTCACTGAACAAAGAGGAAAGCAGAAAGAATGTGGAGGAAGTCTTAAAGTTCATTTCCTCTAGAAACATACGCATGCCACGCATATCTGCAAAAG aCATCGTCGATGGGAACCTGAAGTCCATCATGAGGATTATTCTGGCTCTGGCAGCCCATTTCAAACCTTCAGCCAGTCAGAGGGCTGCAGCTTTAGGTGGGAGGAGCTTAACTAGAGGAAACACAACCCACAATCCTCTCTCCACGGTTGCTTTGGCTCAaggggctgctgctgctctggcaTCTGCCCGCCTGGACGCCTCACTGCCAATACGTTTCGCACGCATCAACAG TGGCTGGGGGTTAGATGGAAAAAGGAGCATATGTGTTCGTGCCCTGGTCCAGCAGTATGAAAGAGGAGTCACAGATGAGCAGGAGAATCCTCATCTCGGCAG CCTCAGCTCCGTCACTCCACTGCCGTCACCAAGAAGTCAGCAGAGCAGCAACTCTGACCGACAGGCGCATGACAGcctgcagcaggagcaggagaGCAGCG TGGAGTCATCTAATGCTGTAGTACAGATGGCACTGGAGGATTCTCTGAGTGAAACCTTGGAGAAGGAGGTTCAAGAGACACGGAAGATGGTGTCTGCCCTACAG TCTCTGTTGCTGCATGGCTCTCTCCCTGAGGATGAACAGGACGTTTCTTTGACATTGGAGCCAGTCAATACTGAACAACAGCTG ATAGTCACTCGCAGCCGTTTGGATCAGAGTATGGAGGAGGTCACAGAGCTGAAG AGAGAGCTGTTGCTCTGTAAGCAGGAGATCAGAAACCTGCAGGCAGTTAAG GAagcccagcagcagaggctgtgCACTCAGGAAGCATCTATACTGCAGATGAAGCAGGAACTTCTCCGAGCTAGCATGACGAAAGATGAACTCAACATCCACCAT GCAGAGCTGAAGTGGAAGCTGGAGGAATGCAACAGGCTGTGGGGTGAATGCAAG CAGAAGGATGTCGGCCAGAAGGACAGGTTACTCCAACAGTTCAAACACAAGCTAGAAGAAAGCCAAAAACTCCAG GCTGAAGCACAGAGAGAGTTGGAgcataaaaatgacatgctacagGAGCTAATGAGTAGAAATCTGCAAGAG atTCCAGTCAGCGCAGAAAACAATGGATATTCTTACTCTGGAAACCCAACTCCTTCGGTGTCAGGT CAAGCGGAGGAGGTCCAGCTGCTCCGAGACGCGCTGAGGAGCCTGCGGAACAACTTCAGAGACCACGACCCGCAGCACCATACACTAGACACCCTGGAGCAGGGAATAGTGTCACTCATCGACAGACTGCATGTTGTGCATACTCACAGG GGCAGAGGGAAATCACCGAGACGGAAAGGTCAGCACACAGATTTGGACTCTTGGACCTCCTTCC AGAGTTGTCAGTCACAGAATGGTTCTCCTTCTTCTACAAAAATCCTTTACTTTACTGGAAAATCCCCAACACCCTCCATGATCAATATTCCCAAGAG GCTGGGTGAAGTAACTCTGAAGGATGTTAAGGAGGCTGTTGATCGAGAGGGAAACTACAGGTACCACTTCAAGGCTCTGGACCCAGAGTTTGGCACTGTAAAAGAGGAG GTGTTCCTGGATGGAGCAATTGTTCCAGGCTGGGAGGGAAAAATAGTGGCCTGGCTGGAAGAGGACCACGGCGATGAGAG acCTTTGTAG
- the LOC114153567 gene encoding dixin-A-like isoform X2, whose translation MIASLSRGSLLDEVLHGGYNEQQLAAYVSWVNSQLKRKLGLQPIGDLRRDLQDGVVLVQLIEIVAGEVLQGVYTPSLNKEESRKNVEEVLKFISSRNIRMPRISAKDIVDGNLKSIMRIILALAAHFKPSASQRAAALGGRSLTRGNTTHNPLSTVALAQGAAAALASARLDASLPIRFARINSGWGLDGKRSICVRALVQQYERGVTDEQENPHLGSLSSVTPLPSPRSQQSSNSDRQAHDSLQQEQESSVESSNAVVQMALEDSLSETLEKEVQETRKMVSALQSLLLHGSLPEDEQDVSLTLEPVNTEQQLITLLFPEPFEYVRACIVTRSRLDQSMEEVTELKRELLLCKQEIRNLQAVKEAQQQRLCTQEASILQMKQELLRASMTKDELNIHHAELKWKLEECNRLWGECKKDVGQKDRLLQQFKHKLEESQKLQAEAQRELEHKNDMLQELMSRNLQEIPVSAENNGYSYSGNPTPSVSGQAEEVQLLRDALRSLRNNFRDHDPQHHTLDTLEQGIVSLIDRLHVVHTHRGRGKSPRRKGQHTDLDSWTSFQSCQSQNGSPSSTKILYFTGKSPTPSMINIPKRLGEVTLKDVKEAVDREGNYRYHFKALDPEFGTVKEEVFLDGAIVPGWEGKIVAWLEEDHGDERPL comes from the exons ATGATCGCTTCACTCTCAAGAGGAAGTTTGCTGGATGAGGTTCTTCATGGGGGCTACAATGAG cagcagctggcagCATATGTTTCCTGGGTGAACTCTCAGCTGAAGAGGAAGCTGGGCCTACAGCCCATTGGAGACCTCCGGCGTGATCTTCAGGATGGCGTTGTGCTTGTTCAACTCATAGAGATTGTTG CTGGTGAGGTTCTACAGGGAGTCTACACACCTTCACTGAACAAAGAGGAAAGCAGAAAGAATGTGGAGGAAGTCTTAAAGTTCATTTCCTCTAGAAACATACGCATGCCACGCATATCTGCAAAAG aCATCGTCGATGGGAACCTGAAGTCCATCATGAGGATTATTCTGGCTCTGGCAGCCCATTTCAAACCTTCAGCCAGTCAGAGGGCTGCAGCTTTAGGTGGGAGGAGCTTAACTAGAGGAAACACAACCCACAATCCTCTCTCCACGGTTGCTTTGGCTCAaggggctgctgctgctctggcaTCTGCCCGCCTGGACGCCTCACTGCCAATACGTTTCGCACGCATCAACAG TGGCTGGGGGTTAGATGGAAAAAGGAGCATATGTGTTCGTGCCCTGGTCCAGCAGTATGAAAGAGGAGTCACAGATGAGCAGGAGAATCCTCATCTCGGCAG CCTCAGCTCCGTCACTCCACTGCCGTCACCAAGAAGTCAGCAGAGCAGCAACTCTGACCGACAGGCGCATGACAGcctgcagcaggagcaggagaGCAGCG TGGAGTCATCTAATGCTGTAGTACAGATGGCACTGGAGGATTCTCTGAGTGAAACCTTGGAGAAGGAGGTTCAAGAGACACGGAAGATGGTGTCTGCCCTACAG TCTCTGTTGCTGCATGGCTCTCTCCCTGAGGATGAACAGGACGTTTCTTTGACATTGGAGCCAGTCAATACTGAACAACAGCTG ATCACATTACTTTTTCCTGAGCCATTTGAGTATGTGCGTGCTTGT ATAGTCACTCGCAGCCGTTTGGATCAGAGTATGGAGGAGGTCACAGAGCTGAAG AGAGAGCTGTTGCTCTGTAAGCAGGAGATCAGAAACCTGCAGGCAGTTAAG GAagcccagcagcagaggctgtgCACTCAGGAAGCATCTATACTGCAGATGAAGCAGGAACTTCTCCGAGCTAGCATGACGAAAGATGAACTCAACATCCACCAT GCAGAGCTGAAGTGGAAGCTGGAGGAATGCAACAGGCTGTGGGGTGAATGCAAG AAGGATGTCGGCCAGAAGGACAGGTTACTCCAACAGTTCAAACACAAGCTAGAAGAAAGCCAAAAACTCCAG GCTGAAGCACAGAGAGAGTTGGAgcataaaaatgacatgctacagGAGCTAATGAGTAGAAATCTGCAAGAG atTCCAGTCAGCGCAGAAAACAATGGATATTCTTACTCTGGAAACCCAACTCCTTCGGTGTCAGGT CAAGCGGAGGAGGTCCAGCTGCTCCGAGACGCGCTGAGGAGCCTGCGGAACAACTTCAGAGACCACGACCCGCAGCACCATACACTAGACACCCTGGAGCAGGGAATAGTGTCACTCATCGACAGACTGCATGTTGTGCATACTCACAGG GGCAGAGGGAAATCACCGAGACGGAAAGGTCAGCACACAGATTTGGACTCTTGGACCTCCTTCC AGAGTTGTCAGTCACAGAATGGTTCTCCTTCTTCTACAAAAATCCTTTACTTTACTGGAAAATCCCCAACACCCTCCATGATCAATATTCCCAAGAG GCTGGGTGAAGTAACTCTGAAGGATGTTAAGGAGGCTGTTGATCGAGAGGGAAACTACAGGTACCACTTCAAGGCTCTGGACCCAGAGTTTGGCACTGTAAAAGAGGAG GTGTTCCTGGATGGAGCAATTGTTCCAGGCTGGGAGGGAAAAATAGTGGCCTGGCTGGAAGAGGACCACGGCGATGAGAG acCTTTGTAG